A single window of Acidimicrobiales bacterium DNA harbors:
- a CDS encoding hemolysin III family protein, whose translation MPRLDLPADLDLSTDPYRIASLDPPSWRGRMHMFMVPVALVAAAVLVAATPGVGDRIAAAVYGLTLVNMFATSALFHRRRWGDVGWWRMRQLDHTAIYLFIAGSYTAIAGLGLDGWVRVFLLVAAWVGAGVGVLLRWLPFKPPFGMMNTLFLALGWASVIAMPAIWTQIGPTGAILIWVGGLFYTVGALLLGVRRPNPSQRHFGYHEVWHVNVTIAAALQFVAIATVVADL comes from the coding sequence ATGCCGCGCCTGGACCTCCCCGCCGACCTCGACCTCTCGACCGACCCGTACCGGATCGCGTCGCTGGATCCGCCGTCGTGGCGTGGGCGCATGCACATGTTCATGGTCCCGGTCGCGCTCGTCGCAGCAGCGGTGCTCGTCGCGGCGACGCCCGGCGTCGGCGATCGGATCGCAGCCGCCGTCTACGGCCTCACCCTCGTGAACATGTTCGCCACGAGCGCGCTGTTCCACCGTCGGCGTTGGGGCGACGTGGGTTGGTGGCGGATGCGGCAACTGGACCACACGGCGATCTACCTGTTCATCGCGGGTTCCTACACGGCGATCGCCGGGCTCGGCCTCGACGGCTGGGTTCGTGTCTTCCTGCTGGTGGCAGCGTGGGTGGGCGCCGGCGTCGGCGTCCTTCTACGGTGGCTGCCCTTCAAGCCGCCATTCGGAATGATGAACACGTTGTTCCTCGCGCTGGGCTGGGCGTCGGTGATCGCGATGCCGGCCATCTGGACCCAGATCGGCCCGACCGGCGCCATCCTCATCTGGGTCGGTGGGCTCTTCTACACCGTCGGTGCACTGCTGTTGGGGGTACGTCGCCCCAACCCGTCGCAGCGTCACTTCGGCTACCACGAGGTCTGGCACGTGAACGTGACGATCGCCGCGGCTCTTCAGTTCGTCGCGATCGCCACCGTCGTCGCCGACCTGTGA
- a CDS encoding ABC transporter permease: MTEPSVARLVAHHIRYQNRLFWRAPIGAFFTIALPLIMLVLFDAIFDGDVEIGGRGPVSITQFYTPALAAFAAASATYTNLGTGLAIYREDGVLKRFRSTPLPPWVYIAGAIGSGVWIAAIANAIMIGIAVVGFDVSLPADRIPAAAVAFGFGVFAFAALGVALASLAPSGGAAPAMANATILPLSFISNVFIPLEDPPAWLDTVGDIFPLKHFVEAFLAPFDPTSTGSGFEWGDLAVVAVWGVLGAVVAVRSFRWQPTVGKARSGRRSRTGARSAR, encoded by the coding sequence GTGACTGAGCCGAGCGTGGCACGTCTGGTCGCCCACCACATCCGTTACCAGAACCGGCTCTTCTGGAGGGCACCGATCGGCGCGTTCTTCACCATCGCCCTGCCGCTGATCATGCTCGTCCTGTTCGACGCCATCTTCGACGGCGACGTCGAGATAGGCGGACGGGGCCCGGTCTCGATCACCCAGTTCTACACGCCTGCTCTCGCGGCGTTCGCAGCGGCGTCGGCCACCTACACGAACCTCGGAACCGGGTTGGCGATCTACCGTGAGGACGGGGTGCTGAAACGGTTCCGGTCCACACCGTTGCCGCCGTGGGTCTACATCGCCGGGGCCATCGGGTCGGGTGTGTGGATAGCCGCCATCGCCAACGCGATCATGATCGGAATCGCGGTTGTCGGCTTCGACGTCTCGCTTCCGGCCGACCGGATCCCCGCCGCCGCCGTGGCGTTCGGGTTCGGGGTCTTCGCGTTCGCCGCCCTCGGCGTGGCGCTCGCTTCGTTGGCGCCCTCGGGTGGAGCTGCGCCGGCGATGGCCAACGCCACGATCCTCCCGCTGAGCTTCATCTCCAACGTCTTCATCCCGCTCGAGGACCCGCCGGCGTGGCTCGACACCGTCGGTGACATCTTCCCGCTCAAGCACTTCGTCGAGGCCTTCCTCGCGCCGTTCGACCCCACCAGCACGGGCTCGGGGTTCGAGTGGGGTGACCTGGCGGTCGTTGCGGTCTGGGGCGTGCTGGGCGCGGTCGTGGCAGTGAGGTCCTTCCGGTGGCAACCGACGGTGGGCAAAGCCCGGTCCGGTCGTCGGAGCCGTACCGGTGCCCGTTCGGCGCGCTGA
- a CDS encoding TrmH family RNA methyltransferase, translated as MTPPLVEGPGVGPHPEPWPEDPRFDPELLAAGDHRNVVDRYRYWRHEAIVADLAAHRFDYHVAVENWEHDRNIGAVVRNANAFGAAAVHIVGRRRWNRRGAMVTDRYLDVVHHPDIAAFARWARGEDCPLVGIDNVEGSVPLETTPLPRRCALVFGQEGPGLSAEALGAASVVCAITQYGSTRSVNAGVASGIAMWAWLRRHGPDSGVGSGHEARAEEKGAE; from the coding sequence GTGACGCCGCCGCTGGTCGAAGGTCCCGGAGTCGGCCCCCACCCCGAGCCGTGGCCCGAGGATCCGAGGTTCGACCCCGAGTTGCTCGCCGCGGGCGATCACCGCAACGTGGTCGACCGGTACCGGTACTGGCGCCACGAGGCGATCGTCGCCGACCTCGCCGCCCACCGCTTCGACTACCACGTCGCCGTCGAGAACTGGGAACACGATCGCAACATCGGCGCGGTCGTCCGTAATGCCAACGCGTTCGGCGCCGCCGCGGTGCACATCGTCGGTCGCCGCCGCTGGAACCGACGCGGCGCGATGGTCACCGACCGCTATCTCGACGTGGTCCACCACCCCGACATCGCGGCGTTCGCCCGGTGGGCACGGGGTGAGGACTGTCCGCTCGTCGGCATCGACAACGTCGAGGGATCGGTACCGCTGGAGACGACGCCATTACCGCGACGCTGCGCCCTGGTGTTCGGTCAGGAGGGACCGGGACTGTCCGCTGAGGCGCTCGGTGCTGCGAGCGTCGTGTGTGCGATCACCCAGTACGGCTCGACCCGGTCGGTCAACGCCGGCGTCGCATCCGGGATCGCGATGTGGGCCTGGCTGCGCCGACACGGCCCGGACTCCGGCGTGGGATCAGGTCACGAGGCCCGTGCCGAGGAGAAGGGCGCCGAGTGA
- a CDS encoding DUF3159 domain-containing protein: MTDPRGDAAAAADDAGASAESDVAGDAPEAEAPYNLPATAADPWAGVDSIVPIVGFVVLNRIWGLTAGIIGATAWGLFAAVRRRRADLPIGKFLPLVLGFIVARGIVGILTDSEDVYFGIGIGLKVAIGLVLIGSAIIGRNIVGMAAPYIIGFDEATRAHSIYRSVTAHLSVATGIWYIISSGYETWLLANSSANEFVIVRTLINWPAGIILFGGGLVYAEMRMRKIDGFPGMFALFERQVDAQVAVMEQRRKGRNSDGTDA; this comes from the coding sequence GTGACCGACCCCCGCGGCGACGCCGCAGCGGCCGCCGACGACGCCGGCGCGTCCGCCGAATCCGATGTGGCTGGCGACGCGCCCGAAGCCGAGGCGCCGTACAACCTTCCGGCGACGGCGGCGGACCCCTGGGCCGGGGTGGACTCGATCGTTCCGATCGTCGGCTTCGTGGTGCTCAACCGCATCTGGGGGCTGACGGCGGGGATCATCGGCGCCACCGCCTGGGGCTTGTTCGCAGCCGTCCGGCGCCGCCGTGCCGACCTTCCCATCGGCAAGTTCCTGCCGCTCGTCCTGGGGTTCATCGTCGCCCGCGGCATCGTGGGGATCCTGACCGACAGCGAAGACGTCTACTTCGGGATCGGGATCGGCCTCAAGGTGGCCATCGGACTCGTTCTCATCGGGTCCGCGATCATCGGCCGCAACATCGTCGGGATGGCCGCCCCTTACATCATCGGTTTCGACGAGGCCACCAGGGCCCACTCGATCTACCGGTCCGTGACGGCGCACCTCTCGGTGGCGACGGGCATCTGGTACATCATCTCGAGCGGCTACGAGACATGGCTGCTCGCCAATTCGAGCGCGAACGAGTTCGTGATCGTGCGGACGCTGATCAACTGGCCGGCGGGGATCATCCTGTTCGGCGGTGGTCTCGTATACGCCGAGATGCGGATGCGCAAGATCGACGGATTCCCCGGCATGTTCGCGCTCTTCGAGCGTCAGGTCGATGCTCAGGTGGCAGTGATGGAGCAGCGTCGCAAGGGCAGGAACTCCGACGGGACCGACGCCTGA
- a CDS encoding YihY/virulence factor BrkB family protein: protein MAPTLARYRPLVAELVKRIRDHNLTVQAAGIAFYALLAIPAVAVALLSLYGLVADPRDIRNQIESNLSGLSESSRSVIIEQLEGITSSSSGGLATGLVVGVALALWTASGAMVKIFNTLNTVYELSERRKFVALRLRALVLTFGAIAFIATAAFLLAALPAVVADTGLGGPVRWLVNTLRFPALLVAMTYGLAILYRLGPDRRTERHRLRLRGPVAATVLWLVASGLFSVYTANFGSYNETYGTLGGVVLVLLWLWLTALMVLVGAEIDDLVEKR from the coding sequence ATGGCCCCCACCCTCGCCAGGTACCGCCCCCTCGTCGCCGAGCTCGTGAAGCGGATCCGCGACCACAACCTCACCGTCCAGGCGGCGGGCATCGCCTTCTACGCGCTGTTGGCGATCCCCGCCGTCGCCGTCGCCCTCTTGTCGCTCTACGGCCTCGTGGCCGATCCCCGGGACATCCGCAACCAGATCGAGAGCAACCTCTCGGGCCTCTCCGAGAGCAGCCGCTCGGTGATCATCGAGCAACTGGAGGGGATCACATCGTCGTCATCGGGTGGCCTGGCCACCGGACTGGTCGTCGGGGTCGCACTTGCGCTGTGGACGGCGTCAGGGGCGATGGTGAAGATCTTCAACACGCTCAACACCGTCTATGAACTGAGCGAGCGGCGGAAGTTCGTCGCGCTCCGACTCCGGGCGCTCGTATTGACCTTCGGGGCGATCGCCTTCATCGCCACAGCGGCGTTCCTGCTCGCCGCGCTTCCGGCCGTGGTCGCCGACACCGGTCTCGGCGGACCCGTGCGCTGGCTCGTGAACACGCTGCGTTTCCCGGCACTGCTGGTGGCGATGACCTACGGCCTGGCGATCCTGTACCGGCTCGGCCCGGACCGGCGCACCGAGCGCCACCGCCTGCGGCTACGCGGGCCGGTCGCGGCCACGGTGCTGTGGCTCGTCGCATCCGGACTCTTCAGCGTCTACACGGCGAACTTCGGCTCGTACAACGAGACGTACGGCACCCTGGGCGGGGTCGTCCTCGTACTGCTGTGGCTGTGGTTGACGGCGCTCATGGTGCTCGTCGGAGCCGAGATCGACGACCTCGTCGAGAAGCGCTGA
- a CDS encoding ABC transporter ATP-binding protein — MTLAIEVVDLEKWYGTNHALRGVSFAVEEGEVFALLGPNGAGKSTTVEILEGHREASAGTVEVLGMNPATGGLALRDRIGVVLQTSGSESLLTPREVVDVYGAAYSRRLPTDEVLDTVGLTEKADDRIGSLSGGQQRRVDLALGLVGSPDLIFLDEPTTGFDPSARRRAWELVDRLRGEGRTILLTTHYMDEAQHLADRVAVIARGEIVATGRPGDLGGPSETVVGFVVPAGVVVPEELLAQGRVTGNRFSARSARPTAFVGDICAWATGLGLELEGLTVTRPTLEDVYLELTEPGAEAGAAEESGARD, encoded by the coding sequence ATGACCCTCGCGATCGAGGTCGTCGATCTCGAGAAGTGGTACGGCACGAACCATGCCCTTCGGGGTGTGTCCTTCGCCGTCGAAGAGGGTGAGGTCTTCGCCCTGCTCGGTCCCAACGGCGCGGGTAAGTCGACGACCGTCGAGATCCTCGAGGGGCATCGCGAGGCGTCGGCCGGCACCGTCGAGGTTCTCGGCATGAACCCCGCCACGGGTGGGCTGGCGCTGCGGGACCGCATCGGCGTCGTCCTGCAGACGTCGGGTTCGGAGAGCCTCCTGACCCCACGCGAGGTGGTGGACGTCTACGGGGCCGCGTACTCCCGGCGTCTCCCCACCGATGAGGTGCTGGATACGGTCGGGCTCACAGAGAAGGCCGATGACCGCATCGGGAGTCTCTCCGGTGGCCAGCAGCGGCGCGTCGACCTCGCGCTCGGTCTCGTCGGTTCTCCTGACCTGATCTTCCTCGACGAGCCGACGACGGGGTTCGACCCGTCGGCGCGGCGTCGTGCCTGGGAGCTCGTCGACAGGCTGCGCGGCGAGGGCCGGACCATCCTGTTGACGACGCACTACATGGACGAGGCGCAGCATCTCGCCGACCGCGTCGCCGTCATCGCACGAGGTGAGATCGTGGCCACGGGCCGACCGGGTGATCTCGGAGGCCCGAGCGAGACGGTCGTCGGGTTCGTCGTGCCCGCCGGTGTCGTGGTCCCCGAGGAACTACTCGCCCAGGGTCGGGTCACCGGCAACAGGTTCTCGGCCCGCAGCGCACGCCCGACCGCCTTCGTCGGTGACATCTGTGCCTGGGCGACCGGTCTCGGTCTCGAGCTAGAGGGGCTCACCGTCACCCGCCCGACGCTCGAAGACGTGTACCTGGAGCTCACGGAGCCCGGCGCCGAGGCCGGTGCCGCCGAGGAGAGCGGTGCCCGTGACTGA
- a CDS encoding PIG-L deacetylase family protein, whose amino-acid sequence MTTFTHDLETPGRALSISAHPDDTEFGCGGTLAKWAAAGCEVSLLVCTDGSKGTWDHTADPAVLVAARHEEQREAARRLGAIGEVVFLDITDGELEADLVTRGIVASWIRRLKPDVLLGHDPWKRYRLHPDHRNAGLLAVEGLVAARDPHFFPEQDLDPHRPTELLLFEADEPNHVEGISRYLDTKVTALEAHVSQFETTMGIADDVDGSQTAAFRERIRREASAAAALDVDDAFSHAEAFARIDAHYL is encoded by the coding sequence ATGACGACGTTCACCCACGACCTCGAGACCCCGGGCCGGGCGCTGTCGATCTCCGCGCACCCCGACGACACGGAGTTCGGCTGCGGGGGCACACTCGCCAAGTGGGCCGCCGCAGGATGTGAGGTCTCACTTCTCGTGTGCACCGACGGGTCGAAAGGGACCTGGGACCACACCGCCGATCCCGCCGTGCTGGTGGCCGCACGCCACGAGGAACAACGCGAGGCCGCCCGCAGGCTGGGCGCCATCGGCGAGGTCGTCTTCCTCGACATCACCGACGGCGAACTCGAGGCGGACCTCGTCACCCGGGGCATCGTCGCATCCTGGATCCGCCGCCTGAAGCCCGACGTCCTCCTCGGCCACGACCCGTGGAAGCGCTACCGCCTCCATCCCGACCACCGCAACGCAGGACTCCTGGCCGTCGAAGGTCTGGTCGCCGCCCGCGATCCCCACTTCTTCCCGGAGCAGGACCTCGATCCCCACCGCCCCACGGAACTGCTGCTGTTCGAGGCCGACGAACCCAACCACGTCGAGGGGATCTCCCGATACCTCGACACGAAGGTCACGGCGCTCGAGGCCCATGTGAGCCAGTTCGAGACGACGATGGGCATCGCCGACGACGTCGACGGATCCCAGACGGCGGCCTTCCGGGAGAGGATCCGGCGCGAAGCGAGTGCTGCCGCAGCGCTCGACGTCGACGACGCCTTCAGCCATGCCGAGGCTTTCGCCCGCATCGACGCCCACTACCTCTGA
- a CDS encoding EAL domain-containing protein → MRDQMSAEMAALVRDPVFVLDRAGDSFELAYADDELAAGGDARHLIGARLSEFLDPRDLGPFVQWAELVLAGRETRKDVIQFPRPFNDHEYEVSARRTSGPGGRRSRILVLCRDVSDQRAAEASQDQANRRFGKLVDHVPGLIWLLDRNGKVTGVSSGVQRLLGLDVDEVVGLAFADLVTAGDRERTRELISRSVHQPDDQLLLADTELIGRDGRRVWVESIVTNLLKDPDINALCVNSHDVSDRRRAEEILARRASYHPLTDLPNRMHLAAHLDKLAEGGTWPNVGLVTLNLDEFTIVNDSLGHTTADRVLQLVAARLEGHRSTDYVAHLAGDEFAAVFEGVRDPDRLVGRAEGIAAHLAEPITLDGREIFVTVSAGVAIAGESVGPDRLVQNADTALQEAKAMGRNQVVFFSNELEAKARSRVEIMSALPKAIRDDELEVHYQPIVTFDGALHAVEALLRWRRGDTWVNTGSLIELAEHSGQIVPLGEWVLNRALRDRAELLARAPDCRSVRMSINVSARQLLEAGFDRLVERALVETGTNPALITIEVTESMTMHDPAAAIRALLRLRELGLSVAIDDFGTGQSSLAYLERLPASTLKIDRAFLVDLDGAERIAKVLPSIITLAHRLDMAVVAEGVETPEQRDFLADNYCDYAQGWLFAKAMPLPDLVEAVTTGRLPIEGADAPAPEHGVDVTDDADAAIALDEFSFQGP, encoded by the coding sequence GTGCGCGATCAGATGTCGGCCGAGATGGCCGCGCTCGTCCGCGACCCCGTATTCGTTCTCGACCGTGCCGGTGACTCCTTCGAGCTCGCGTACGCTGACGATGAACTGGCCGCGGGTGGCGACGCCCGCCACCTCATCGGAGCACGGCTCTCCGAATTCCTCGACCCGCGCGACCTCGGCCCGTTCGTCCAGTGGGCCGAGCTCGTCCTCGCCGGTCGCGAGACGCGCAAGGACGTCATCCAGTTCCCCCGCCCCTTCAACGACCACGAGTACGAGGTGTCCGCGCGTCGGACGTCGGGCCCGGGAGGGCGACGGAGTCGGATCCTCGTCCTGTGCCGCGACGTCAGCGACCAGCGTGCCGCCGAGGCGTCCCAGGACCAGGCGAACCGACGGTTCGGCAAGCTCGTGGACCACGTCCCCGGCCTGATCTGGCTCCTCGACCGCAACGGCAAGGTGACGGGCGTGTCCTCGGGCGTCCAGCGACTACTCGGCCTCGACGTCGACGAGGTGGTAGGTCTCGCCTTCGCCGACCTCGTGACCGCCGGCGACCGCGAACGCACCCGCGAGCTCATCAGCCGGTCGGTGCATCAACCCGACGACCAACTCCTTCTCGCCGACACGGAGCTCATCGGCCGCGACGGACGTCGTGTCTGGGTGGAGAGCATCGTCACGAATCTCCTGAAGGACCCGGACATCAATGCGCTCTGCGTGAACTCCCACGACGTCTCCGATCGACGTCGCGCCGAGGAGATCCTCGCGCGTCGGGCGAGCTATCACCCCCTGACCGACCTGCCCAACCGGATGCACCTCGCCGCCCACCTCGACAAGCTCGCAGAAGGAGGCACGTGGCCCAACGTCGGGCTCGTGACCCTGAACCTCGACGAGTTCACCATCGTCAACGACTCCCTCGGCCATACGACGGCGGATCGGGTACTCCAACTCGTCGCCGCCCGTCTCGAAGGCCACCGCAGCACCGACTACGTCGCCCACCTCGCGGGCGACGAGTTCGCGGCGGTGTTCGAGGGTGTCCGCGACCCCGACCGCCTCGTCGGGCGCGCCGAGGGGATCGCGGCACACCTCGCGGAACCGATCACCCTCGACGGCCGCGAGATCTTCGTCACGGTGTCCGCCGGTGTCGCCATCGCCGGCGAGTCCGTCGGGCCGGACCGTCTCGTGCAGAACGCCGACACCGCCCTGCAGGAGGCCAAGGCGATGGGCCGCAACCAGGTCGTCTTCTTCTCCAACGAACTGGAGGCGAAGGCCCGCAGCCGCGTCGAGATCATGTCAGCCCTTCCGAAGGCGATCCGCGACGACGAACTCGAGGTCCACTACCAGCCGATCGTGACCTTCGACGGCGCATTGCACGCCGTCGAGGCCCTACTGCGGTGGCGCCGCGGCGACACCTGGGTCAACACCGGCTCGCTCATCGAGTTGGCCGAGCACTCCGGTCAGATCGTCCCGCTCGGCGAGTGGGTCCTCAACCGTGCACTGCGCGACCGGGCGGAGTTGCTCGCACGGGCACCGGACTGTCGCAGTGTGCGGATGTCGATCAACGTGTCGGCCCGCCAACTGCTCGAGGCGGGTTTCGATCGACTCGTCGAGCGGGCACTCGTCGAGACCGGCACGAACCCCGCGCTCATCACGATCGAGGTGACCGAATCGATGACGATGCACGACCCGGCTGCGGCGATCCGGGCCCTGCTACGCCTGCGCGAACTCGGTCTGTCCGTTGCGATCGACGACTTCGGCACCGGCCAGTCCTCGCTCGCATACCTCGAGCGGCTGCCGGCCTCGACGCTCAAGATCGACCGCGCCTTCCTCGTGGACCTCGACGGCGCCGAGAGAATCGCCAAGGTTCTGCCGTCGATCATCACGCTCGCGCACCGCTTGGACATGGCGGTCGTCGCCGAGGGTGTCGAGACCCCCGAGCAGCGCGACTTCCTCGCCGACAACTACTGCGACTACGCCCAGGGCTGGCTGTTCGCCAAGGCGATGCCGCTGCCGGACCTCGTCGAGGCGGTCACGACCGGTCGCCTTCCCATCGAGGGCGCCGACGCACCGGCGCCGGAGCACGGTGTCGACGTGACCGACGACGCCGACGCGGCGATCGCGCTCGACGAGTTCAGCTTCCAGGGTCCGTGA
- a CDS encoding Dabb family protein — protein MFRHVVMFSWTEDATDEAKQAALEAVGGLPDMVASIRSFSVGTDAGLAEGNFDACVVADFDDEAGYITYRDHPDHVRVVTELLRPIASGRAAVQYQL, from the coding sequence GTGTTCCGACATGTCGTGATGTTCAGCTGGACCGAGGATGCCACCGACGAGGCGAAGCAGGCCGCGCTCGAAGCCGTGGGCGGCCTGCCCGACATGGTCGCCTCGATCCGCTCGTTCTCGGTCGGCACCGACGCCGGCCTGGCCGAGGGCAACTTCGACGCCTGCGTGGTGGCCGACTTCGACGACGAGGCCGGGTACATCACCTACCGCGACCACCCGGACCACGTCCGCGTCGTGACGGAGCTGCTCCGGCCCATCGCGTCGGGACGAGCGGCCGTCCAGTATCAGCTCTGA
- a CDS encoding TrmH family RNA methyltransferase, producing MTSVNGSETVTVVGRHPVAELLALAPAMVHRVHVAASARGGGLDALIAAAEAAAVTVEVVNDRRLDSLAGGGGEHQGVVATATLPLPAGLDGWLADRRGRPVALLVIDGVTTPANLGIVLRTAVAVGVDGVVVPDVGTAGLGSATLKASAGVALTAPVLRATTIDDVVECLQRHAVEIVAFDAGGDDLFTAELPRRAAYVVGNESVGISRVVRVGAAVTVALKMAPGVESLNVAAAASVLLYELARRGLTDPGS from the coding sequence ATGACATCGGTGAACGGATCGGAAACCGTGACGGTGGTGGGGCGTCACCCGGTCGCGGAGCTCCTGGCACTCGCTCCGGCGATGGTCCACCGGGTGCACGTGGCGGCATCGGCGCGCGGCGGCGGGCTCGATGCCCTGATCGCCGCGGCGGAGGCTGCTGCGGTGACCGTCGAAGTTGTGAACGACCGTCGCCTGGACTCCCTGGCCGGAGGCGGTGGCGAGCATCAGGGCGTCGTCGCGACGGCCACGCTGCCCCTGCCCGCAGGGCTCGACGGGTGGCTCGCCGACAGGCGCGGTCGGCCGGTCGCCCTGCTCGTCATCGACGGTGTGACGACGCCGGCCAACCTCGGCATCGTCTTGCGCACGGCGGTCGCTGTCGGGGTCGATGGCGTCGTCGTCCCCGACGTGGGCACGGCGGGGCTGGGGTCCGCCACGCTCAAGGCATCGGCCGGAGTGGCCCTGACGGCGCCCGTGTTGCGGGCGACGACCATCGACGACGTGGTCGAGTGCCTCCAGCGTCATGCCGTGGAGATCGTCGCGTTCGATGCCGGCGGCGACGATCTCTTCACTGCGGAACTGCCCCGAAGGGCCGCCTACGTGGTCGGTAACGAGTCCGTGGGGATCTCGCGGGTCGTGCGCGTGGGCGCCGCGGTCACGGTCGCCTTGAAGATGGCGCCGGGGGTCGAGTCGCTCAATGTCGCGGCAGCGGCTTCGGTGCTTCTCTACGAACTGGCGCGCCGGGGTCTCACGGACCCTGGAAGCTGA
- a CDS encoding maleylpyruvate isomerase family mycothiol-dependent enzyme, which translates to MANVDRTTTTRALEDAWTSLLAITAELDEEDWSTPTACPGWTVADVVAHVIGTEHMLAGEQVPDVEIGEVPHVRNAIGEFNERWIVSLRGTPPAELWEELESVVGSRLALLGAMEDHEWDAEAWTPAGPDTYGRFMRIRVFDTWMHEQDIRHATGRPETCTGAAFEASLDEIASVMPYVVGKLGGAPDGTRLELRLEGPSPRTIAIVVDGRARLVEDFDGAEPTVTIQLSVADFRRLIGSRVDPSEAKVTVTGDVAVGEEIVANLGYVI; encoded by the coding sequence ATGGCGAACGTCGACAGGACCACAACGACCCGGGCCCTCGAGGACGCGTGGACTTCACTTCTCGCCATCACGGCGGAACTCGATGAGGAGGACTGGTCCACACCGACGGCATGCCCCGGGTGGACGGTCGCGGATGTCGTCGCGCATGTGATCGGTACCGAGCACATGCTCGCGGGCGAACAGGTCCCCGACGTCGAGATCGGCGAGGTCCCCCACGTCCGCAACGCGATCGGGGAGTTCAACGAGCGCTGGATCGTCTCGCTACGCGGCACCCCACCCGCCGAGTTGTGGGAGGAACTCGAGAGCGTCGTCGGTTCCCGCCTCGCTCTTCTCGGCGCGATGGAGGACCACGAGTGGGATGCGGAGGCGTGGACGCCGGCGGGGCCCGACACGTACGGGCGTTTCATGCGGATCCGGGTTTTCGACACGTGGATGCACGAGCAGGACATCCGCCACGCCACCGGCCGGCCCGAGACGTGTACCGGCGCGGCGTTCGAGGCGTCGTTGGACGAGATCGCCTCGGTGATGCCCTACGTCGTGGGGAAGCTCGGCGGGGCGCCGGACGGGACCCGACTCGAGCTGCGCCTCGAGGGACCTTCCCCCCGCACCATCGCGATCGTGGTCGACGGTCGCGCCCGTCTCGTCGAGGATTTCGACGGAGCCGAGCCGACGGTGACCATCCAGCTCTCCGTCGCCGACTTCCGCCGGCTGATCGGCTCGAGGGTCGACCCCTCCGAGGCGAAGGTCACCGTCACCGGCGACGTCGCGGTGGGCGAGGAGATCGTCGCCAACCTGGGCTACGTCATCTGA
- a CDS encoding ferredoxin — translation MAYTVTVDTDECLSSGKCVADYPEGFDFDDDDLAVVAPGVSSLSDDQLLRAARNCPARAIHLFDADGAEIAT, via the coding sequence ATGGCCTACACCGTGACCGTCGACACCGATGAATGCCTGAGCTCGGGCAAGTGCGTCGCCGACTATCCCGAAGGTTTCGACTTCGACGACGACGACCTCGCCGTCGTCGCACCCGGCGTCTCGTCGCTCAGCGATGACCAGTTGTTGCGGGCGGCCCGCAACTGCCCGGCGCGTGCCATCCACCTGTTCGATGCCGACGGCGCGGAGATCGCGACCTGA